From Coffea arabica cultivar ET-39 chromosome 2e, Coffea Arabica ET-39 HiFi, whole genome shotgun sequence, the proteins below share one genomic window:
- the LOC113727933 gene encoding LOB domain-containing protein 19 isoform X1, protein MSGTGHNGSGPCGACKFLRRKCLKGCIFAPYFDPEQGTANFAAVHKVFGASNASKMLLRVPAHKRLDAVVTLCYEALARIRDPVYGCVGHLFTLQQQVVNLQAELACAQARLSTLQRLPSMLPPPAQGPSPGNFQSCTANASSIHNLEHPLPSEQTSMDMEGFSNPVNDQDLGGGDDLHALAQGFVSRYLPEVKFKPCTSP, encoded by the exons atgaGTGGTACCGGGCATAATGGAAGTGGTCCTTGTGGTGCCTGCAAGTTTCTCAGGCGAAAATGCTTAAAGGGATGCATATTTGCACCCTATTTTGACCCGGAACAAGGTACAGCTAACTTTGCTGCAGTCCACAAAGTGTTCGGAGCTAGCAACGCTTCCAAGATGCTGCTGAGAGTTCCGGCTCATAAGCGTCTGGATGCCGTGGTTACACTTTGTTATGAGGCTTTGGCTAGGATTAGAGACCCTGTCTATGGCTGTGTTGGCCACTTATTTACTCTTCAACAGCAG GTTGTGAATCTGCAGGCGGAGTTGGCTTGTGCTCAAGCCCGACTTTCCACACTGCAGCGGCTACCTTCGATGCTGCCTCCACCAGCTCAGGGTCCCTCGCCGGGCAATTTCCAATCTTGTACTGCCAATGCATCTTCAATCCACAATCTTGAACATCCATTGCCATCGGAGCAAACTTCCATGGATATGGAGGGCTTTTCCAACCCAGTAAATGATCAGGACTTGGGAGGTGGAGACGACCTCCATGCATTAGCTCAGGGTTTTGTTTCTAGATACTTGCCTGAAGTCAAATTCAAGCCTTGTACTTCCCCTTGA
- the LOC113727933 gene encoding LOB domain-containing protein 19 isoform X2, with product MSGTGHNGSGPCGACKFLRRKCLKGCIFAPYFDPEQGTANFAAVHKVFGASNASKMLLRVPAHKRLDAVVTLCYEALARIRDPVYGCVGHLFTLQQQAELACAQARLSTLQRLPSMLPPPAQGPSPGNFQSCTANASSIHNLEHPLPSEQTSMDMEGFSNPVNDQDLGGGDDLHALAQGFVSRYLPEVKFKPCTSP from the exons atgaGTGGTACCGGGCATAATGGAAGTGGTCCTTGTGGTGCCTGCAAGTTTCTCAGGCGAAAATGCTTAAAGGGATGCATATTTGCACCCTATTTTGACCCGGAACAAGGTACAGCTAACTTTGCTGCAGTCCACAAAGTGTTCGGAGCTAGCAACGCTTCCAAGATGCTGCTGAGAGTTCCGGCTCATAAGCGTCTGGATGCCGTGGTTACACTTTGTTATGAGGCTTTGGCTAGGATTAGAGACCCTGTCTATGGCTGTGTTGGCCACTTATTTACTCTTCAACAGCAG GCGGAGTTGGCTTGTGCTCAAGCCCGACTTTCCACACTGCAGCGGCTACCTTCGATGCTGCCTCCACCAGCTCAGGGTCCCTCGCCGGGCAATTTCCAATCTTGTACTGCCAATGCATCTTCAATCCACAATCTTGAACATCCATTGCCATCGGAGCAAACTTCCATGGATATGGAGGGCTTTTCCAACCCAGTAAATGATCAGGACTTGGGAGGTGGAGACGACCTCCATGCATTAGCTCAGGGTTTTGTTTCTAGATACTTGCCTGAAGTCAAATTCAAGCCTTGTACTTCCCCTTGA
- the LOC140003775 gene encoding uncharacterized protein: MNPSKVEDEIFNHHHHHSHLGPPHHIIVDHHHHHHGQSQPSVSVFDGEQPDDEAFHFEMGLFREDDEDDISQNSSDAEIPQIQPSLNPNLPTPPPPLSPNPNPNNPSGSNTNGVGKVNHHNHNHSRDHHTPPPTYISPEPHISSQFYTFNKESHALMLQCLREGRPATPEEIRAATPVPVLSSWRSVWKDRNEDTAYLTAWKRIQDKLNIHVNPTNGNEFLCFKNNSNQFVSHVDQWQDIVMNFHCDADFKHLGLKETVDRIKQTWTVGAKFYGIPESYIRTCVSACPICSDESSGCAPRNKRRRFEYTESFEVPAKEVPARLQQLAAKHKVVLCIRQKYIRYKPFMAEVKDYACHRAGEPASSKKSRILKREPYASKRCGCGFRIRAIVPISNYNEKDKTFVYEEEGTAVFKLYAKHSGHEPGPLDGNARIMHRVVGHKGGVMMDQDAVYGMGEEAENETFVFLGKDDGDLQQAVFQQVQELRNEVGLLEAKIGKLPAELLSSVSRDLFDIVHKLRNVGDYGPKSLDLLSDKHDSDGVLVGENDLAEWTEHHHQRLYGDGKDVDLLDDDEDSFGRTLGDVVPWDPMRTDCRTEKDLLSETCKAEKWLNPGEFDEKSILDCGDSKLTKPLRHDETIDPDVGLALQVDNFYPENPKWFDSPCGLDSGADCGDGEFRPGGIV, encoded by the coding sequence ATGAATCCAAGCAAAGTGGAAGATGAAATCTTCAATCATCACCACCACCACAGTCACTTGGGGCCCCCGCATCATATTATAGTAGATCATCACCACCATCATCATGGCCAATCTCAGCCGTCGGTATCGGTATTCGACGGCGAACAACCCGACGATGAAGCTTTTCACTTTGAAATGGGTCTCTTCCGCGAGGACGACGAGGATGACATCAGCCAGAACTCATCCGACGCCGAAATTCCCCAAATTCAACCTTCCCTTAACCCTAATTTACCCACTCCACCTCCGCCCCTTTctccaaaccctaaccctaataACCCTAGTGGCAGCAATACCAACGGCGTCGGAAAGGTGAATCATCATAACCATAACCATAGTCGTGATCATCATACCCCGCCGCCGACGTACATTAGCCCCGAGCCTCATATTTCCTCCCAATTCTACACTTTCAACAAGGAGTCTCATGCTTTGATGCTGCAATGCCTCCGCGAAGGCCGCCCAGCTACGCCCGAGGAGATCCGCGCCGCTACGCCAGTTCCTGTGCTTTCCAGCTGGCGGTCGGTCTGGAAGGACCGGAATGAGGACACGGCGTACCTCACTGCGTGGAAGAGGATTCAGGACAAGCTCAATATTCATGTCAATCCTACCAACGGTAATGAATTTCTCTGCTTCAAGAATAATTCGAATCAATTCGTTTCCCATGTTGATCAGTGGCAGGACATTGTTATGAACTTTCACTGCGATGCGGATTTTAAACACCTAGGGTTAAAGGAAACTGTAGACCGAATTAAACAAACCTGGACTGTAGGTGCTAAGTTTTATGGAATTCCTGAGAGTTATATTAGGACGTGTGTTTCTGCATGCCCCATCTGCTCGGATGAGTCATCAGGGTGCGCACCGCGTAATAAAAGGCGTAGATTTGAGTATACAGAGTCATTTGAGGTACCAGCTAAGGAAGTACCCGCTCGGCTGCAACAGTTAGCTGCTAAACATAAAGTTGTGTTGTGTATAAGACAGAAATATATAAGGTATAAGCCATTTATGGCAGAGGTGAAAGATTACGCATGTCATAGGGCTGGTGAGCCAGCATCTTCAAAGAAATCCAGGATCTTGAAGCGAGAGCCGTATGCGTCTAAGCGCTGTGGATGTGGGTTTCGGATAAGGGCCATCGTGCCAATTTCAAATTACAATGAGAAGGATAAGACATTTGTTTATGAGGAAGAGGGAACAGCTGTATTTAAGTTGTATGCAAAGCATTCTGGACACGAGCCTGGCCCACTTGATGGGAACGCGAGGATTATGCATCGTGTTGTGGGGCATAAAGGGGGAGTTATGATGGATCAGGATGCAGTGTACGGGATGGGTGAGGAAGCAGAGAATGagacttttgtttttttgggcAAGGATGATGGTGATCTGCAGCAAGCTGTTTTTCAGCAGGTGCAGGAATTAAGAAACGAGGTTGGGTTGCTTGAGGCAAAAATTGGGAAATTACCAGCTGAATTATTGTCTTCTGTATCTCGTGATTTGTTTGATATTGTGCACAAGCTTAGAAATGTTGGGGACTATGGCCCTAAATCACTGGATTTGCTTTCAGACAAACATGATTCAGATGGTGTGCTGGTGGGAGAGAACGATTTGGCCGAGTGGACTGAACATCACCACCAGAGGCTCTATGGGGATGGCAAGGATGTGGATCTacttgatgatgatgaggacaGCTTTGGAAGAACCCTTGGTGATGTTGTTCCTTGGGATCCAATGAGGACTGACTGTAGGACTGAGAAGGATCTGCTCAGTGAAACTTGTAAAGCGGAAAAATGGTTGAATCCAGGTGAGTTTGACGAGAAGAGTATCCTTGACTGTGGGGATTCCAAGCTGACTAAGCCCTTAAGGCATGATGAGACTATAGATCCGGATGTAGGTCTTGCTTTACAGGTAGACAACTTCTATCCTGAAAATCCGAAGTGGTTTGACTCCCCTTGTGGCTTGGACTCTGGTGCAGATTGTGGCGATGGAGAATTCAGGCCTGGGGGGATTGTGTAG